The DNA window ATATGGTTTTGGCGGAGTAGTTCTTCCCTGATGCACAAAAGGTTCGTGTTCGCCTTTTTCGCCCACTGTAAATTCAGGAATAAGTTGTTCTTCATTTTTTTCTTCTTTTTCAGCCGTTTCTTTTTGGTCTTTGGCATAGACTATGCGCCAACCTGGCTCGAGAATTTGTTTTCCCGATGCTTTGAAATTGATGGTTCCTACCTGACCTTCTACCAAAGTATTGGAAATTTTACATTCTGGATAAAAGACTGCAATGAAACGCTTTGCCACCAAATCATAGACTAATTTTTCTTCTCTGGTTAAGTTGGAAGTTGGCGGGATTTCCGTTGGAATAATCGCATGATGGTCTGTGACTTTGGCATCATCAAAAACGGCTTTTGACATTGGAATTGGCGCTTCTAAAAGAGGAGCTGTTAAGTCTGAATAAAAATTCATGCTTCTGAGAATTCCCGAAATTTTTGGATATAAGTTCTCCGAAAGGTAGGTGGTATCTACTCTAGGATAGGTGGTGTGTTTTTTTTCGTAGAGGCTTTGAATATAATTGAGCGTGCTTTCTGCAGAAAATCCATATTTTTTATTGGCTTCTACCTGAAGTCCCGTTAAGTCGAACAATCGTGGATTTTTTTCTTTTCCTTCTTTGATTTCAAAAGCAATGATTTCAAAAAGATTTTGTTTGAGATATTCCAAACCTTTTTCAGCTCTTTCTGCCGATTGTAAACGGTCAATTGCCGCTGTGAAAACCACTTCTCGGTATTTGGTTTTGAGTTCCCAATAGTCTTTTTGAACGAAGGCGTCTATTTCTTTTTGGCGTTTCACGAGCATTGCCAAAGTAGGTGTTTGCACTCTCCCAATGGATAAAACGGCTTTGTTTCCTCCAAATTTTTTGGTGAATAAACGGGTAGCATTAATTCCGAGAAGCCAATCTCCTATTGCTCTGGCGTTTCCTGCTAAGTAGAGATTTTTGTAATCTTCGGCAGATTTTAATTTTTCAAAACCTTCTTTTATGGCATCTTCCGTCAAAGAAGAAATCCAGAGTCTTTTTACGGGTTTGTCACATTTGGCTTTTTGTAAAACCCATCGCTGAATGAGTTCTCCTTCTTGACCAGCATCCCCGCAATTGATGACTTCCTCACATTCTTTGACCAAAGATTCTATAACTTTGAACTGTCTTTCTACTCCGGTATTGTTGATTAATTTAATTCCGAAATTTTTAGGAATTATGGGCAGTAAGAAGAGATTCCACGCTTTGTATTCGGGTGCGTAATCGTGAGGTTCTTTCAAGGTACACAGATGTCCGAAAGTCCACGTTACGCAGTAACCATTGCCTTCCATATAGCCACTTTTAGGAGTGGTGGCTCCCAAAACTTTAGCGATATCTCTTGCTACACT is part of the Cloacibacterium normanense genome and encodes:
- a CDS encoding DNA topoisomerase 3, with product MKLCIAEKPSVARDIAKVLGATTPKSGYMEGNGYCVTWTFGHLCTLKEPHDYAPEYKAWNLFLLPIIPKNFGIKLINNTGVERQFKVIESLVKECEEVINCGDAGQEGELIQRWVLQKAKCDKPVKRLWISSLTEDAIKEGFEKLKSAEDYKNLYLAGNARAIGDWLLGINATRLFTKKFGGNKAVLSIGRVQTPTLAMLVKRQKEIDAFVQKDYWELKTKYREVVFTAAIDRLQSAERAEKGLEYLKQNLFEIIAFEIKEGKEKNPRLFDLTGLQVEANKKYGFSAESTLNYIQSLYEKKHTTYPRVDTTYLSENLYPKISGILRSMNFYSDLTAPLLEAPIPMSKAVFDDAKVTDHHAIIPTEIPPTSNLTREEKLVYDLVAKRFIAVFYPECKISNTLVEGQVGTINFKASGKQILEPGWRIVYAKDQKETAEKEEKNEEQLIPEFTVGEKGEHEPFVHQGRTTPPKPYTEATLLRAMETAGRQVEDEELRELLKNNGIGRPSTRANIIETLFKRKYIEKKRKNLFATQTGIDLIDTIEDELLKSAELTGEWEQKLRKIEKGEYEAQKFKEELIEMVTQLTKKVIDSKGKVISFQEEKTTKTKTKKKKDTNPGD